From one Bordetella genomosp. 9 genomic stretch:
- the mobA gene encoding molybdenum cofactor guanylyltransferase MobA has product MNAQTEQAAAPAGQDMIEAAHIAGLILAGGRGSRMGDMDKGCALLRGRPMVEHVAARLAPQVGALLISANRNLDRYAEYGKVVADDPAHGQWQGPLAGVAAGLVASRCPWIATAPCDVPFLPVDMVARLRQALQAHGGPRLAVACSAGRRQPVCMLLSRELLPDLLRYLAEGGRKVETWQSRVGCVEVPFDDQPHAFLNVNTERDLSAADGAPS; this is encoded by the coding sequence ATGAACGCGCAAACAGAACAGGCGGCGGCGCCGGCCGGACAGGACATGATCGAAGCCGCGCACATCGCCGGCCTGATCCTGGCAGGTGGCCGCGGTTCTCGCATGGGTGACATGGACAAGGGCTGCGCGCTGCTGCGTGGACGCCCCATGGTCGAACACGTCGCCGCGCGCCTCGCGCCGCAGGTCGGCGCCTTGTTGATCAGCGCCAACCGCAACCTGGATCGCTATGCGGAATACGGCAAAGTGGTCGCCGACGATCCCGCGCACGGGCAATGGCAGGGACCGCTGGCCGGCGTGGCCGCGGGCCTGGTGGCGTCACGCTGCCCATGGATCGCCACCGCGCCCTGCGACGTGCCCTTCCTGCCGGTCGATATGGTCGCGCGCCTGCGCCAGGCCCTGCAGGCGCACGGCGGCCCCCGCCTGGCGGTGGCCTGCAGCGCGGGCCGGCGGCAGCCTGTCTGCATGCTCCTGTCCCGCGAACTGCTGCCGGACTTGCTGCGGTATCTGGCCGAAGGCGGCCGCAAGGTCGAAACGTGGCAGTCGCGCGTGGGCTGCGTCGAAGTCCCCTTCGACGACCAGCCCCATGCCTTCCTGAACGTCAATACCGAACGCGATCTGTCCGCCGCGGACGGCGCCCCGTCATGA
- the moaA gene encoding GTP 3',8-cyclase MoaA — MSKVIYLTDHRSQAADAQALPAALSLPAAGQPALDTRARPLRDLRISVTDRCNFRCTYCMPRDAFDSNHVFLPHAQLLSFEEMTRAAAVFVRLGVRKIRLTGGEPLLRKNIETLIGMLAALRTPEGEPLELTLTTNGSLLARKARALKDAGLHRVTVSMDALDPALFARMSDTDFPVADVLRGIDAAAEAGLTPVKVNMVVRRGMNDDQILPMARHFRGTGHVLRFIEYMDVGSTNGWNMTEVLPSAEIIARIGAEFPLAPLQTDAMGRVAERWGYADGAGEIGVISSVTQAFCEGCTRARLSPEGRLFLCLFASRGYDLRALIRGDADDDQLAAAIAGIWAGRGDSYSEGRLAATPDAGKDRKIEMSYIGG; from the coding sequence ATGTCGAAAGTCATCTATCTGACGGACCACCGGTCGCAGGCGGCCGACGCGCAGGCCCTGCCGGCGGCGCTATCGTTGCCGGCCGCCGGCCAGCCGGCGCTGGACACGCGCGCGCGCCCGCTGCGCGACCTGCGGATATCGGTCACCGATCGCTGCAATTTCCGCTGCACCTACTGCATGCCCCGGGATGCCTTCGACAGCAATCACGTGTTCCTGCCGCATGCGCAGCTGCTGTCCTTCGAGGAAATGACGCGCGCCGCCGCGGTGTTCGTGCGCCTGGGCGTGCGCAAGATCCGCCTGACCGGCGGCGAGCCCCTGCTGCGCAAGAACATCGAAACGCTGATCGGCATGCTGGCCGCGCTGCGCACGCCGGAAGGCGAGCCGCTGGAACTGACGCTGACCACCAACGGCAGCCTGCTGGCGCGCAAGGCGCGCGCGCTGAAGGACGCCGGGCTGCACCGCGTGACGGTGAGCATGGATGCGCTGGACCCGGCGCTGTTCGCGCGCATGAGCGATACCGATTTTCCGGTGGCCGACGTGCTGCGCGGCATCGACGCCGCGGCCGAGGCCGGCCTGACGCCGGTGAAGGTCAACATGGTCGTGCGGCGCGGCATGAACGACGATCAGATCCTGCCCATGGCGCGGCATTTCCGCGGCACGGGCCATGTCCTGCGTTTCATCGAATACATGGACGTGGGCAGCACCAATGGCTGGAACATGACGGAGGTCCTGCCCAGCGCGGAGATCATCGCGCGCATCGGCGCCGAGTTCCCGCTGGCGCCGCTGCAGACCGACGCCATGGGGCGCGTGGCCGAGCGGTGGGGCTATGCCGACGGCGCCGGGGAGATCGGCGTGATTTCCAGCGTGACGCAGGCCTTCTGCGAAGGCTGTACGCGGGCGCGCCTGTCGCCCGAGGGCCGCCTGTTCCTGTGCCTGTTCGCCAGCCGCGGCTACGACCTGCGCGCCCTGATACGCGGCGACGCGGATGACGACCAGCTTGCCGCGGCGATCGCCGGCATCTGGGCCGGGCGCGGCGACAGTTATTCCGAAGGACGCCTGGCGGCGACGCCGGACGCGGGCAAGGATCGAAAAATAGAAATGAGCTATATCGGCGGCTAG